One region of Takifugu flavidus isolate HTHZ2018 chromosome 14, ASM371156v2, whole genome shotgun sequence genomic DNA includes:
- the zbtb21 gene encoding zinc finger and BTB domain-containing protein 21 isoform X2 encodes MESLVHYSNPSHAPSVLAILNEQRLRGQMCDVVLVVADQRYRAHKSVLAASSSLAAIQELGYSLGIPFLTNIVSTRPNASYCVSRKRLSFSEGEENDTQTRSVIVYRVQNDAAHVPPCKYPKKSELASLPPHYARESSQSESRHNSRPSVKYSGSTYRNSPEESEAVESKSTYSYASILKGSSSKITPVRPQLTSSVSFSETEVEPIQLQSSTKQDTRKENGEAPPYHTKGPFQGQAGDSSQNIDRSGPLIKSLLRRSLSMDSPVPVFSPTLELKELQSREQSVVKLASKASVPETSAHKDSPSTPPLTLRSKYQGRYAEEPQVDSQVSIKAEPSSPLADPMDIVRITVGETLPVNLKDLQANYNQDSRPQVGPYGKRYHRPNNRRYPLKKSKANKEQPLSAEGKMSNTSPHGVGGGSNERSAELPQHRVFKCWNCLKVFRSSAGLHRHVNMYHNPEKPYACDICHKRFHTNFKVWTHCQTQHGVVQNPASSSSNATFDDKFQKKLIDIVREREIKKALLWKLKRNKHGLQSPALTKKRARPGFICPYCGKAFVFHSHYRQHLRTHPAENADRDVVLYPEDHEMVQKKDSDDEVYSCRLCNVKLSSLFEQGDHERGCRHATVCPYCGLRFSTAAVKKDHEAHCKYKKLTCLECMRSFKSSFSIWRHQVEVHNQNIMTAKDQNHPKQQEGNVASENVNDEFFGDGPLAVGSSRLNSYSESTCPPAYESENSPSFVPEDLSTGRLLVKEEPIEESVSERENSESAGSVLEEPGVWPCEKCGSLFSARKDLERHQELLCHIKPFICHICKKAFRTNFRLWSHFQSHLSTEPGLGEFHSQAPPLSPSPPLTLHNSQRPSPQASVLKSGQAAAVAAAASEEPSSPEPCGVPASKMMRPEAEQQPSGHGLLSRSDSTENQESDTLFYHASSLSALAFKRQYMCKICHRTFKTAFSLWSHEQSHSHI; translated from the exons ATGGAGAGCCTCGTGCATTACAGCAATCCCTCCCATGCGCCTTCGGTGTTGGCGATCCTGAATGAGCAGCGTCTGCGGGGCCAGATGTGCGATGTTGTCCTGGTTGTGGCGGATCAGAGGTATCGGGCCCATAAGAGTGTTTTGGCTGCCAGTA gcagcctggcagccattCAGGAACTAGGCTACAGCCTCGGAATCCCCTTTCTCACTAACATTGTGTCGACGAGACCAAATGCATCCTACTGTGTGTCCAGGAAAAGGCTCTCCTTCTCTGAAGGGGAGGAGAACGACACCCAGACCAGGAGTGTTATTGTGTATCGAGTCCAGAACGATGCCGCCCACGTCCCTCCCTGTAAATATCCCAAAAAGTCAGAGTTAGCATCTTTACCCCCCCATTATGCCCGAGAGTCATCTCAGTCCGAGTCACGACACAACTCGCGCCCGTCAGTCAAATACTCAGGGTCCACGTATCGCAACTCCCCCGAGGAGTCGGAAGCCGTTGAAAGCAAGTCGACGTACTCTTACGCCTCTATATTGAAGGGGAGTTCATCAAAGATCACGCCCGTTAGGCCTCAGCTGACGTCGTCAGTGTCTTTCAGCGAGACCGAAGTGGAGCCCATTCAACTGCAGTCCAGCACTAAACAGGACACGAGAAAGGAGAATGGGGAGGCACCCCCCTATCACACCAAAGGTCCATTTCAGGGTCAGGCCGGGGACTCCAGCCAGAACATTGACAGGAGTGGGCCGCTCATAAAGAGCTTACTCCGGAGATCCTTGTCCATGGACAGTCCCGTTCCAGTCTTCTCTCCCACGCTGGAGCTCAAGGAGCTGCAAAGTCGAGAGCAGTCGGTCGTAAAACTGGCCTCCAAAGCGTCTGTTCCAGAAACCTCGGCTCACAAAGACAGTCCCAGCACTCCTCCCTTGACGCTCAGGTCGAAATACCAAGGCAGGTATGCCGAAGAACCTCAGGTAGACAGCCAAGTCAGCATCAAGGCCGAGCCCAGCAGCCCACTCGCTGACCCCATGGACATCGTTCGCATCACTGTCGGAGAAACTCTGCCGGTCAATCTCAAAGACCTGCAAGCGAATTACAACCAGGACTCAAGGCCGCAGGTTGGTCCCTATGGAAAAAGGTACCACAGGCCGAATAACAGAAGGTACCCACTAAAAAAGAGCAAAGCGAATAAGGAGCAGCCCCTCTCGGCTGAAGGCAAGATGTCAAACACCTCACCTCACGGCGTTGGCGGCGGTTCCAACGAGAGGAGCGCGGAGCTGCCCCAGCACAGGGTTTTCAAATGCTGGAACTGTTTAAAGGTTTTCAGGTCTAGCGCTGGACTACACCGCCACGTGAACATGTACCACAACCCCGAGAAGCCGTACGCCTGTGACATCTGCCACAAGCGCTTCCACACCAACTTCAAAGTGTGGACGCACTGCCAGACGCAGCACGGCGTGGTGCAAAACCcggcgtcctcctccagcaACGCCACCTTCGACGACAAATTTCAAAAGAAACTGATAGACATCGTGCGAGAGAGGGAGATAAAGAAAGCCCTGCTTTGGAAGCTCAAGAGAAACAAGCATGGTTTGCAATCTCCGGCGCTCACCAAGAAGAGGGCGCGGCCCGGCTTCATCTGCCCCTACTGTGGCAAAGCTTTTGTGTTCCACTCCCACTACAGGCAACATCTGAGGACGCATCCAGCGGAGAACGCTGACCGGGACGTCGTGCTTTACCCGGAGGATCACGAGATGGTCCAGAAGAAGGACTCGGACGACGAGGTTTACTCCTGCAGACTCTGCAACGTGAAGCTGTCTTCGCTCTTCGAGCAGGGCGACCACGAGCGGGGCTGCCGGCACGCCACCGTGTGCCCTTACTGCGGCCTCCGCTTCTCCACCGCCGCGGTCAAGAAGGACCACGAGGCGCATTGCAAGTACAAGAAACTGACTTGTCTGGAGTGCATGCGGTCCTTCAAGTCCTCCTTCAGCATCTGGCGCCACCAGGTGGAGGTCCACAACCAGAACATAATGACCGCGAAAGACCAGAATCACCCGAAGCAGCAAGAAGGCAACGTGGCGTCGGAAAACGTCAACGACGAGTTCTTCGGCGATGGCCCTCTGGCAGTGGGCAGCTCCAGACTGAACAGCTACAGCGAGTCCACGTGTCCGCCCGCGTACGAGTCCGAAAACTCTCCGTCCTTTGTGCCCGAGGACCTGAGCACCGGCCGGCTGTTGGTCAAGGAAGAGCCGATAGAAGAGTCCGTGAGCGAGAGGGAGAACTCGGAAAGCGCCGGCTCGGTGCTGGAAGAGCCCGGCGTGTGGCCGTGTGAGAAATGCGGAAGCCTCTTCAGCGCGCGGAAAGACCTGGAACGCCACCAGGAGCTCCTGTGCCACATCAAACCCTTCATCTGCCACATCTGTAAGAAGGCCTTCAGGACCAACTTCCGTCTCTGGAGCCACTTTCAGTCACACCTCTCGACTGAACCGGGTCTGGGTGAGTTCCACAGCCAGGCCCCGcccctgtccccctccccccccttgaCCCTGCACAACTCCCAGCGTCCCTCCCCGCAGGCCTCTGTGCTCAAATCCGGCCAGGCGGCGGCCGTTGCCGCGGCGGCGTCCGAGGAGCCCAGCAGCCCGGAGCCCTGCGGCGTACCGGCGAGCAAGATGATGCGGCccgaagcagagcagcagcccagCGGTCACGGCCTGCTGTCGAGGTCGGACAGCACGGAGAATCAGGAATCAGACACACTCTTCTACCACGCGTCCTCCCTGTCCGCCCTGGCGTTCAAGAGGCAGTACATGTGCAAGATCTGCCACAGGACATTTAAGACGGCCTTCAGCCTGTGGAGCCACGAGCAGAGCCACAGTCACATATAG
- the zbtb21 gene encoding zinc finger and BTB domain-containing protein 21 isoform X3, with amino-acid sequence MSSVCGARCAMLSWLWRIRGSLAAIQELGYSLGIPFLTNIVSTRPNASYCVSRKRLSFSEGEENDTQTRSVIVYRVQNDAAHVPPCKYPKKSELASLPPHYARESSQSESRHNSRPSVKYSGSTYRNSPEESEAVESKSTYSYASILKGSSSKITPVRPQLTSSVSFSETEVEPIQLQSSTKQDTRKENGEAPPYHTKGPFQGQAGDSSQNIDRSGPLIKSLLRRSLSMDSPVPVFSPTLELKELQSREQSVVKLASKASVPETSAHKDSPSTPPLTLRSKYQGRYAEEPQVDSQVSIKAEPSSPLADPMDIVRITVGETLPVNLKDLQANYNQDSRPQVGPYGKRYHRPNNRRYPLKKSKANKEQPLSAEGKMSNTSPHGVGGGSNERSAELPQHRVFKCWNCLKVFRSSAGLHRHVNMYHNPEKPYACDICHKRFHTNFKVWTHCQTQHGVVQNPASSSSNATFDDKFQKKLIDIVREREIKKALLWKLKRNKHGLQSPALTKKRARPGFICPYCGKAFVFHSHYRQHLRTHPAENADRDVVLYPEDHEMVQKKDSDDEVYSCRLCNVKLSSLFEQGDHERGCRHATVCPYCGLRFSTAAVKKDHEAHCKYKKLTCLECMRSFKSSFSIWRHQVEVHNQNIMTAKDQNHPKQQEGNVASENVNDEFFGDGPLAVGSSRLNSYSESTCPPAYESENSPSFVPEDLSTGRLLVKEEPIEESVSERENSESAGSVLEEPGVWPCEKCGSLFSARKDLERHQELLCHIKPFICHICKKAFRTNFRLWSHFQSHLSTEPGLGEFHSQAPPLSPSPPLTLHNSQRPSPQASVLKSGQAAAVAAAASEEPSSPEPCGVPASKMMRPEAEQQPSGHGLLSRSDSTENQESDTLFYHASSLSALAFKRQYMCKICHRTFKTAFSLWSHEQSHSHI; translated from the exons ATGAGCAGCGTCTGCGGGGCCAGATGTGCGATGTTGTCCTGGTTGTGGCGGATCAGAG gcagcctggcagccattCAGGAACTAGGCTACAGCCTCGGAATCCCCTTTCTCACTAACATTGTGTCGACGAGACCAAATGCATCCTACTGTGTGTCCAGGAAAAGGCTCTCCTTCTCTGAAGGGGAGGAGAACGACACCCAGACCAGGAGTGTTATTGTGTATCGAGTCCAGAACGATGCCGCCCACGTCCCTCCCTGTAAATATCCCAAAAAGTCAGAGTTAGCATCTTTACCCCCCCATTATGCCCGAGAGTCATCTCAGTCCGAGTCACGACACAACTCGCGCCCGTCAGTCAAATACTCAGGGTCCACGTATCGCAACTCCCCCGAGGAGTCGGAAGCCGTTGAAAGCAAGTCGACGTACTCTTACGCCTCTATATTGAAGGGGAGTTCATCAAAGATCACGCCCGTTAGGCCTCAGCTGACGTCGTCAGTGTCTTTCAGCGAGACCGAAGTGGAGCCCATTCAACTGCAGTCCAGCACTAAACAGGACACGAGAAAGGAGAATGGGGAGGCACCCCCCTATCACACCAAAGGTCCATTTCAGGGTCAGGCCGGGGACTCCAGCCAGAACATTGACAGGAGTGGGCCGCTCATAAAGAGCTTACTCCGGAGATCCTTGTCCATGGACAGTCCCGTTCCAGTCTTCTCTCCCACGCTGGAGCTCAAGGAGCTGCAAAGTCGAGAGCAGTCGGTCGTAAAACTGGCCTCCAAAGCGTCTGTTCCAGAAACCTCGGCTCACAAAGACAGTCCCAGCACTCCTCCCTTGACGCTCAGGTCGAAATACCAAGGCAGGTATGCCGAAGAACCTCAGGTAGACAGCCAAGTCAGCATCAAGGCCGAGCCCAGCAGCCCACTCGCTGACCCCATGGACATCGTTCGCATCACTGTCGGAGAAACTCTGCCGGTCAATCTCAAAGACCTGCAAGCGAATTACAACCAGGACTCAAGGCCGCAGGTTGGTCCCTATGGAAAAAGGTACCACAGGCCGAATAACAGAAGGTACCCACTAAAAAAGAGCAAAGCGAATAAGGAGCAGCCCCTCTCGGCTGAAGGCAAGATGTCAAACACCTCACCTCACGGCGTTGGCGGCGGTTCCAACGAGAGGAGCGCGGAGCTGCCCCAGCACAGGGTTTTCAAATGCTGGAACTGTTTAAAGGTTTTCAGGTCTAGCGCTGGACTACACCGCCACGTGAACATGTACCACAACCCCGAGAAGCCGTACGCCTGTGACATCTGCCACAAGCGCTTCCACACCAACTTCAAAGTGTGGACGCACTGCCAGACGCAGCACGGCGTGGTGCAAAACCcggcgtcctcctccagcaACGCCACCTTCGACGACAAATTTCAAAAGAAACTGATAGACATCGTGCGAGAGAGGGAGATAAAGAAAGCCCTGCTTTGGAAGCTCAAGAGAAACAAGCATGGTTTGCAATCTCCGGCGCTCACCAAGAAGAGGGCGCGGCCCGGCTTCATCTGCCCCTACTGTGGCAAAGCTTTTGTGTTCCACTCCCACTACAGGCAACATCTGAGGACGCATCCAGCGGAGAACGCTGACCGGGACGTCGTGCTTTACCCGGAGGATCACGAGATGGTCCAGAAGAAGGACTCGGACGACGAGGTTTACTCCTGCAGACTCTGCAACGTGAAGCTGTCTTCGCTCTTCGAGCAGGGCGACCACGAGCGGGGCTGCCGGCACGCCACCGTGTGCCCTTACTGCGGCCTCCGCTTCTCCACCGCCGCGGTCAAGAAGGACCACGAGGCGCATTGCAAGTACAAGAAACTGACTTGTCTGGAGTGCATGCGGTCCTTCAAGTCCTCCTTCAGCATCTGGCGCCACCAGGTGGAGGTCCACAACCAGAACATAATGACCGCGAAAGACCAGAATCACCCGAAGCAGCAAGAAGGCAACGTGGCGTCGGAAAACGTCAACGACGAGTTCTTCGGCGATGGCCCTCTGGCAGTGGGCAGCTCCAGACTGAACAGCTACAGCGAGTCCACGTGTCCGCCCGCGTACGAGTCCGAAAACTCTCCGTCCTTTGTGCCCGAGGACCTGAGCACCGGCCGGCTGTTGGTCAAGGAAGAGCCGATAGAAGAGTCCGTGAGCGAGAGGGAGAACTCGGAAAGCGCCGGCTCGGTGCTGGAAGAGCCCGGCGTGTGGCCGTGTGAGAAATGCGGAAGCCTCTTCAGCGCGCGGAAAGACCTGGAACGCCACCAGGAGCTCCTGTGCCACATCAAACCCTTCATCTGCCACATCTGTAAGAAGGCCTTCAGGACCAACTTCCGTCTCTGGAGCCACTTTCAGTCACACCTCTCGACTGAACCGGGTCTGGGTGAGTTCCACAGCCAGGCCCCGcccctgtccccctccccccccttgaCCCTGCACAACTCCCAGCGTCCCTCCCCGCAGGCCTCTGTGCTCAAATCCGGCCAGGCGGCGGCCGTTGCCGCGGCGGCGTCCGAGGAGCCCAGCAGCCCGGAGCCCTGCGGCGTACCGGCGAGCAAGATGATGCGGCccgaagcagagcagcagcccagCGGTCACGGCCTGCTGTCGAGGTCGGACAGCACGGAGAATCAGGAATCAGACACACTCTTCTACCACGCGTCCTCCCTGTCCGCCCTGGCGTTCAAGAGGCAGTACATGTGCAAGATCTGCCACAGGACATTTAAGACGGCCTTCAGCCTGTGGAGCCACGAGCAGAGCCACAGTCACATATAG
- the zbtb21 gene encoding zinc finger and BTB domain-containing protein 21 isoform X1 — protein sequence MESLVHYSNPSHAPSVLAILNEQRLRGQMCDVVLVVADQRYRAHKSVLAASSEYFQSLFTQMDEESLKAVNLDFCEPDSFETVLNYMYTCSLFIDKGSLAAIQELGYSLGIPFLTNIVSTRPNASYCVSRKRLSFSEGEENDTQTRSVIVYRVQNDAAHVPPCKYPKKSELASLPPHYARESSQSESRHNSRPSVKYSGSTYRNSPEESEAVESKSTYSYASILKGSSSKITPVRPQLTSSVSFSETEVEPIQLQSSTKQDTRKENGEAPPYHTKGPFQGQAGDSSQNIDRSGPLIKSLLRRSLSMDSPVPVFSPTLELKELQSREQSVVKLASKASVPETSAHKDSPSTPPLTLRSKYQGRYAEEPQVDSQVSIKAEPSSPLADPMDIVRITVGETLPVNLKDLQANYNQDSRPQVGPYGKRYHRPNNRRYPLKKSKANKEQPLSAEGKMSNTSPHGVGGGSNERSAELPQHRVFKCWNCLKVFRSSAGLHRHVNMYHNPEKPYACDICHKRFHTNFKVWTHCQTQHGVVQNPASSSSNATFDDKFQKKLIDIVREREIKKALLWKLKRNKHGLQSPALTKKRARPGFICPYCGKAFVFHSHYRQHLRTHPAENADRDVVLYPEDHEMVQKKDSDDEVYSCRLCNVKLSSLFEQGDHERGCRHATVCPYCGLRFSTAAVKKDHEAHCKYKKLTCLECMRSFKSSFSIWRHQVEVHNQNIMTAKDQNHPKQQEGNVASENVNDEFFGDGPLAVGSSRLNSYSESTCPPAYESENSPSFVPEDLSTGRLLVKEEPIEESVSERENSESAGSVLEEPGVWPCEKCGSLFSARKDLERHQELLCHIKPFICHICKKAFRTNFRLWSHFQSHLSTEPGLGEFHSQAPPLSPSPPLTLHNSQRPSPQASVLKSGQAAAVAAAASEEPSSPEPCGVPASKMMRPEAEQQPSGHGLLSRSDSTENQESDTLFYHASSLSALAFKRQYMCKICHRTFKTAFSLWSHEQSHSHI from the coding sequence ATGGAGAGCCTCGTGCATTACAGCAATCCCTCCCATGCGCCTTCGGTGTTGGCGATCCTGAATGAGCAGCGTCTGCGGGGCCAGATGTGCGATGTTGTCCTGGTTGTGGCGGATCAGAGGTATCGGGCCCATAAGAGTGTTTTGGCTGCCAGTAGTGAGTATTTCCAGTCCCTCTTCACGCAGATGGATGAGGAGTCTCTGAAAGCGGTGAACTTGGACTTCTGTGAGCCCGATTCCTTCGAGACGGTTCTAAATTACATGTACACTTGCTCCCTTTTCATTGACAaaggcagcctggcagccattCAGGAACTAGGCTACAGCCTCGGAATCCCCTTTCTCACTAACATTGTGTCGACGAGACCAAATGCATCCTACTGTGTGTCCAGGAAAAGGCTCTCCTTCTCTGAAGGGGAGGAGAACGACACCCAGACCAGGAGTGTTATTGTGTATCGAGTCCAGAACGATGCCGCCCACGTCCCTCCCTGTAAATATCCCAAAAAGTCAGAGTTAGCATCTTTACCCCCCCATTATGCCCGAGAGTCATCTCAGTCCGAGTCACGACACAACTCGCGCCCGTCAGTCAAATACTCAGGGTCCACGTATCGCAACTCCCCCGAGGAGTCGGAAGCCGTTGAAAGCAAGTCGACGTACTCTTACGCCTCTATATTGAAGGGGAGTTCATCAAAGATCACGCCCGTTAGGCCTCAGCTGACGTCGTCAGTGTCTTTCAGCGAGACCGAAGTGGAGCCCATTCAACTGCAGTCCAGCACTAAACAGGACACGAGAAAGGAGAATGGGGAGGCACCCCCCTATCACACCAAAGGTCCATTTCAGGGTCAGGCCGGGGACTCCAGCCAGAACATTGACAGGAGTGGGCCGCTCATAAAGAGCTTACTCCGGAGATCCTTGTCCATGGACAGTCCCGTTCCAGTCTTCTCTCCCACGCTGGAGCTCAAGGAGCTGCAAAGTCGAGAGCAGTCGGTCGTAAAACTGGCCTCCAAAGCGTCTGTTCCAGAAACCTCGGCTCACAAAGACAGTCCCAGCACTCCTCCCTTGACGCTCAGGTCGAAATACCAAGGCAGGTATGCCGAAGAACCTCAGGTAGACAGCCAAGTCAGCATCAAGGCCGAGCCCAGCAGCCCACTCGCTGACCCCATGGACATCGTTCGCATCACTGTCGGAGAAACTCTGCCGGTCAATCTCAAAGACCTGCAAGCGAATTACAACCAGGACTCAAGGCCGCAGGTTGGTCCCTATGGAAAAAGGTACCACAGGCCGAATAACAGAAGGTACCCACTAAAAAAGAGCAAAGCGAATAAGGAGCAGCCCCTCTCGGCTGAAGGCAAGATGTCAAACACCTCACCTCACGGCGTTGGCGGCGGTTCCAACGAGAGGAGCGCGGAGCTGCCCCAGCACAGGGTTTTCAAATGCTGGAACTGTTTAAAGGTTTTCAGGTCTAGCGCTGGACTACACCGCCACGTGAACATGTACCACAACCCCGAGAAGCCGTACGCCTGTGACATCTGCCACAAGCGCTTCCACACCAACTTCAAAGTGTGGACGCACTGCCAGACGCAGCACGGCGTGGTGCAAAACCcggcgtcctcctccagcaACGCCACCTTCGACGACAAATTTCAAAAGAAACTGATAGACATCGTGCGAGAGAGGGAGATAAAGAAAGCCCTGCTTTGGAAGCTCAAGAGAAACAAGCATGGTTTGCAATCTCCGGCGCTCACCAAGAAGAGGGCGCGGCCCGGCTTCATCTGCCCCTACTGTGGCAAAGCTTTTGTGTTCCACTCCCACTACAGGCAACATCTGAGGACGCATCCAGCGGAGAACGCTGACCGGGACGTCGTGCTTTACCCGGAGGATCACGAGATGGTCCAGAAGAAGGACTCGGACGACGAGGTTTACTCCTGCAGACTCTGCAACGTGAAGCTGTCTTCGCTCTTCGAGCAGGGCGACCACGAGCGGGGCTGCCGGCACGCCACCGTGTGCCCTTACTGCGGCCTCCGCTTCTCCACCGCCGCGGTCAAGAAGGACCACGAGGCGCATTGCAAGTACAAGAAACTGACTTGTCTGGAGTGCATGCGGTCCTTCAAGTCCTCCTTCAGCATCTGGCGCCACCAGGTGGAGGTCCACAACCAGAACATAATGACCGCGAAAGACCAGAATCACCCGAAGCAGCAAGAAGGCAACGTGGCGTCGGAAAACGTCAACGACGAGTTCTTCGGCGATGGCCCTCTGGCAGTGGGCAGCTCCAGACTGAACAGCTACAGCGAGTCCACGTGTCCGCCCGCGTACGAGTCCGAAAACTCTCCGTCCTTTGTGCCCGAGGACCTGAGCACCGGCCGGCTGTTGGTCAAGGAAGAGCCGATAGAAGAGTCCGTGAGCGAGAGGGAGAACTCGGAAAGCGCCGGCTCGGTGCTGGAAGAGCCCGGCGTGTGGCCGTGTGAGAAATGCGGAAGCCTCTTCAGCGCGCGGAAAGACCTGGAACGCCACCAGGAGCTCCTGTGCCACATCAAACCCTTCATCTGCCACATCTGTAAGAAGGCCTTCAGGACCAACTTCCGTCTCTGGAGCCACTTTCAGTCACACCTCTCGACTGAACCGGGTCTGGGTGAGTTCCACAGCCAGGCCCCGcccctgtccccctccccccccttgaCCCTGCACAACTCCCAGCGTCCCTCCCCGCAGGCCTCTGTGCTCAAATCCGGCCAGGCGGCGGCCGTTGCCGCGGCGGCGTCCGAGGAGCCCAGCAGCCCGGAGCCCTGCGGCGTACCGGCGAGCAAGATGATGCGGCccgaagcagagcagcagcccagCGGTCACGGCCTGCTGTCGAGGTCGGACAGCACGGAGAATCAGGAATCAGACACACTCTTCTACCACGCGTCCTCCCTGTCCGCCCTGGCGTTCAAGAGGCAGTACATGTGCAAGATCTGCCACAGGACATTTAAGACGGCCTTCAGCCTGTGGAGCCACGAGCAGAGCCACAGTCACATATAG